From the Gallaecimonas kandeliae genome, one window contains:
- the minD gene encoding septum site-determining protein MinD, whose translation MARIIVVTSGKGGVGKTTSSAAIGTGLALAGKKTVIVDFDVGLRNLDLIMGCERRVVYDFVNVINGEANLNQALIKDKRVDKLFILPASQTRDKDSLTKEGVEKVLNDLAKDFDYILCDSPAGIETGALMALYFADEAVVTTNPEVSSVRDSDRILGILASKSRRAEQGQEPIKEHLLLTRYNPSRVNNGDMLSVEDVQEILAIPLLGVIPESQAVLRASNAGEPVSLDRESDAGQAYLDTVARLLGEERPMRFVTEEKKGLLKRIFGG comes from the coding sequence ATGGCGCGCATTATAGTGGTGACATCCGGCAAGGGAGGGGTGGGCAAGACCACTTCCAGCGCCGCTATCGGGACAGGCCTGGCACTGGCCGGCAAGAAGACGGTGATCGTCGACTTCGACGTGGGCCTTCGCAACCTCGACCTCATCATGGGCTGCGAGCGTCGGGTGGTCTACGACTTCGTCAACGTCATCAACGGTGAAGCCAACCTCAACCAGGCCCTGATCAAGGACAAGCGGGTGGACAAGCTGTTCATCCTGCCCGCCTCCCAGACCCGCGACAAGGACTCCCTGACCAAGGAAGGGGTAGAAAAGGTCCTGAACGACCTGGCCAAGGATTTCGACTACATCCTCTGCGACTCCCCCGCCGGCATCGAAACCGGTGCCCTGATGGCTCTCTACTTCGCCGACGAAGCCGTGGTCACCACCAACCCCGAGGTCTCCTCGGTGCGTGACTCCGACCGCATCCTCGGCATCCTCGCCTCCAAGTCCCGCCGCGCCGAGCAGGGCCAGGAGCCCATCAAGGAGCACCTGCTGCTGACCCGTTACAACCCTTCCCGGGTCAACAACGGCGACATGCTGAGCGTCGAGGACGTGCAGGAGATCCTGGCCATTCCCCTGCTGGGGGTCATTCCCGAGTCTCAGGCGGTGCTGCGCGCCTCCAACGCCGGCGAACCGGTGAGCCTGGACAGGGAAAGCGATGCCGGCCAGGCCTATCTGGACACGGTAGCCAGGCTGCTCGGCGAAGAACGCCCCATGCGTTTTGTCACCGAGGAGAAGAAGGGCCTGCTGAAACGGATCTTCGGAGGTTAA
- a CDS encoding YcgN family cysteine cluster protein, translating to MIERFWETKSLKEMSQAEWESLCDGCGKCCLHKLQDEDTDEIYHTAVCCELLDLRSGDCSDYPNRFKKVPDCLQLKPDNLDSFNWLPPSCAYRRLSEGRGLPSWHPLLNGGKKHKMHAADMSIRHKTVKEGPDLDPADFIVLWPLEDVD from the coding sequence ATGATCGAGCGCTTCTGGGAAACCAAGTCGCTCAAGGAAATGAGCCAGGCAGAGTGGGAGTCCCTCTGCGACGGTTGCGGCAAATGCTGCCTGCACAAGCTCCAGGACGAGGATACCGACGAGATCTACCACACGGCCGTCTGTTGCGAGCTGCTGGATCTGCGCAGCGGCGACTGCTCCGACTACCCCAACAGGTTCAAGAAGGTCCCTGACTGCCTGCAACTCAAGCCCGACAACCTGGACAGCTTCAACTGGCTGCCGCCGAGCTGTGCCTACCGCCGCCTCTCCGAAGGCAGGGGCCTGCCCAGCTGGCACCCGCTGTTGAACGGCGGTAAGAAGCACAAGATGCACGCCGCCGACATGTCCATCCGCCACAAGACGGTCAAGGAAGGCCCTGATCTGGATCCGGCGGATTTCATCGTCCTCTGGCCACTGGAAGACGTGGATTAA
- a CDS encoding YcgL domain-containing protein: MLCAVYKSAKKADTYLYIPRKDDFSQVPEDLMAIFGRPVFVMPLLLKPERKLARLSIEELTAAFDDKGYYLQLPPPPEDLLKAHKAGQGAA; this comes from the coding sequence ATGTTGTGCGCTGTTTATAAAAGTGCGAAAAAAGCCGACACCTATCTTTACATCCCCAGGAAAGACGACTTTTCCCAGGTGCCGGAGGATTTGATGGCGATCTTCGGCCGGCCTGTCTTTGTTATGCCCCTGTTACTCAAGCCCGAGCGCAAGCTGGCCAGGCTCTCCATCGAGGAGCTGACCGCCGCCTTCGATGACAAGGGCTATTACCTGCAATTGCCGCCGCCCCCCGAAGATCTCCTCAAGGCCCACAAGGCCGGGCAGGGGGCTGCATGA
- a CDS encoding lytic murein transglycosylase produces the protein MKRSLAALLLLLPSLAGAEEQRDFGTYVAKLKAEALTQGIKQQTVDMAFTDVKLLHRAIQADRSQPEVRLTLEGYLHSTLPEWKVKKARQLFNTHRAELDKVAKAYGVQPQYIVALWAKESSFGKVQGHFSVISALTSLAFEGRRESFFKDELFAALKILEQGHIDLAHFTGSWAGAMGQTQFMPSSFLALAVDGDGDGKKDIWNDTADVFASIANYLAKAGWKDDQTWGRQVKVPAHFDWALKEEIKSLDDWAKLGLRRYDGGPLPKVDMKAQLKASDGPDGRIYLVYNNYQVLKRWNRSDYFATGVGLLADRIIWPPVEAK, from the coding sequence ATGAAGCGTTCACTGGCGGCCCTGCTGCTGTTGCTGCCGTCCCTGGCCGGCGCCGAGGAGCAGCGGGATTTTGGCACCTATGTGGCCAAGCTCAAGGCCGAAGCCCTAACCCAGGGTATCAAGCAGCAGACGGTGGACATGGCCTTTACCGACGTCAAGCTGCTTCATCGCGCCATCCAGGCCGACCGCAGCCAGCCCGAGGTGCGGCTGACCCTGGAAGGTTACCTGCACAGCACCCTGCCTGAATGGAAGGTCAAGAAGGCCCGCCAGCTGTTCAATACCCACAGGGCCGAGCTGGATAAAGTGGCCAAGGCCTACGGGGTCCAGCCCCAGTACATAGTCGCGCTTTGGGCCAAGGAGTCCAGCTTCGGCAAGGTGCAGGGCCATTTCTCGGTGATCTCGGCCCTGACCTCCCTGGCGTTCGAAGGCCGCCGCGAGTCCTTCTTCAAGGACGAGCTGTTCGCAGCCCTGAAGATCCTCGAGCAGGGCCATATCGACCTGGCCCACTTCACCGGCTCCTGGGCCGGCGCCATGGGTCAGACCCAGTTCATGCCCAGCTCCTTCCTGGCCCTGGCCGTGGACGGTGACGGCGACGGCAAGAAGGACATCTGGAACGATACCGCAGACGTCTTCGCATCCATCGCCAACTACCTGGCCAAGGCCGGCTGGAAGGACGACCAGACCTGGGGTCGCCAGGTCAAGGTACCTGCCCATTTCGACTGGGCCTTGAAGGAAGAGATCAAGTCCCTGGACGATTGGGCCAAGCTGGGCCTGCGCCGCTACGATGGCGGCCCGCTGCCCAAGGTGGACATGAAGGCCCAGCTCAAGGCCTCTGACGGCCCTGACGGCCGTATCTACCTGGTCTACAACAACTACCAGGTGCTCAAGCGCTGGAACCGCTCCGACTACTTCGCCACCGGCGTCGGCCTCCTGGCCGATCGCATCATCTGGCCACCCGTGGAGGCAAAATGA
- the fadR gene encoding fatty acid metabolism transcriptional regulator FadR — translation MIIKAQSPAGFAEEYIIESIWNNRFPQGSILPAERELSELIGVTRTTLREVLQRLARDGWLTIQHGKPTRVNNFWETSGLNILETLARLDQDRFPELVDHLLSARTNISAIFIRSALKHAPEKAVKVLAEAEALGEDPVAFALYDYHLHHALSAASGNPIYVLILNGFKNLYSRVGKFYFSNPKARELALKYYATLKELAAAHKFEEALPVVRKYGLDSGRVWVSMRSDIPSDIVD, via the coding sequence ATGATTATCAAAGCGCAAAGCCCAGCAGGATTCGCTGAGGAATACATCATTGAGTCGATCTGGAACAACAGGTTTCCCCAAGGCTCAATACTGCCGGCGGAGCGTGAGCTGTCAGAGCTGATCGGCGTGACCCGTACCACGCTGCGTGAAGTGTTGCAGCGCCTGGCCCGCGACGGCTGGCTGACCATCCAGCATGGCAAGCCGACCCGGGTGAACAACTTTTGGGAAACCAGCGGCCTCAATATCCTCGAGACCCTGGCCCGCCTTGACCAGGACCGTTTCCCCGAGCTGGTGGATCACCTGCTGTCCGCCCGCACCAACATCAGCGCCATCTTCATCCGCAGCGCCCTCAAGCACGCCCCCGAGAAGGCGGTGAAGGTACTGGCCGAGGCCGAGGCCCTGGGTGAAGATCCTGTGGCCTTCGCCCTCTATGACTACCACCTGCACCACGCCCTGTCCGCCGCCAGCGGCAACCCCATCTACGTGCTGATCCTGAACGGTTTCAAGAACCTCTATAGCCGCGTCGGCAAGTTCTACTTCTCCAATCCCAAGGCCCGGGAGCTGGCGCTGAAGTACTACGCCACCCTCAAGGAGCTGGCTGCCGCCCACAAGTTCGAAGAAGCCCTGCCGGTGGTGCGCAAGTACGGCCTGGACTCCGGCCGGGTCTGGGTCAGCATGCGCTCCGATATCCCTTCCGATATCGTCGACTGA
- the dsbB gene encoding disulfide bond formation protein DsbB, which yields MLRHLATMRTPWLLLAASALILEMVALFFQYGMRLEPCVMCVYQRVAVLGIFAAGILGALAPAQPLVRFSGLGAWLVASGWGLKIAYEHVDLQLDPSPFKQCAFIPDFPSWFKVDQWLPAVFEARGDCTQTVWQFLGLSMPQWMMVIFGLYLLVALAVLAGQLLPQRQAAKA from the coding sequence ATGCTCAGACACCTCGCCACAATGAGAACCCCCTGGCTGCTGCTGGCTGCCAGCGCCCTGATCCTGGAGATGGTTGCCCTCTTCTTCCAGTACGGCATGCGCCTGGAGCCCTGCGTCATGTGCGTCTATCAGCGGGTGGCGGTGCTGGGGATCTTCGCGGCCGGTATCCTGGGTGCCCTGGCCCCGGCCCAGCCCCTGGTCCGCTTTTCCGGCCTGGGCGCCTGGCTGGTGGCTTCCGGTTGGGGCCTGAAGATCGCCTATGAGCATGTGGATCTGCAGCTCGACCCCTCCCCCTTCAAGCAATGTGCCTTCATCCCCGACTTCCCGTCCTGGTTCAAGGTGGACCAGTGGCTGCCGGCCGTGTTCGAAGCCCGTGGCGACTGCACCCAGACCGTCTGGCAGTTCCTTGGCCTGTCCATGCCCCAGTGGATGATGGTGATCTTCGGCCTCTACCTGCTGGTGGCCTTGGCGGTGCTGGCCGGCCAGCTGCTGCCCCAAAGGCAAGCAGCCAAGGCCTGA
- the minC gene encoding septum site-determining protein MinC, with the protein MSLLFKGTAFTLSVLALTDADLPTFSEKLAAKVQQAPGFFQGAPLVVDLAQLAETPDLSALRQAILDQGMVPVGLVNCPDALKGQAREAGWALMQPGRAQAREAKAEADEPKVRPAAQLYQGQVRSGQQLYAKDRDLIILGSVGAGAEVIADGCIHIYGNLRGRAIAGAAGDTQARIFCRKLEAELVSIAGTYWLSDDLQGGQWQQPTQFWLQEEQLALGPI; encoded by the coding sequence ATGTCATTGCTGTTCAAAGGCACCGCTTTTACCCTGTCGGTACTGGCCTTGACCGACGCCGATCTGCCTACCTTTAGCGAAAAACTGGCTGCCAAGGTGCAGCAGGCCCCCGGTTTCTTCCAGGGCGCCCCCCTGGTGGTGGATCTGGCCCAATTGGCCGAGACGCCGGATCTGAGCGCCCTGCGCCAAGCCATCCTCGACCAGGGCATGGTGCCTGTGGGGCTGGTGAACTGCCCCGACGCCCTCAAGGGCCAGGCCCGTGAAGCCGGTTGGGCGCTGATGCAGCCCGGCCGCGCCCAGGCCAGGGAAGCCAAGGCCGAAGCAGACGAGCCCAAGGTACGCCCTGCCGCCCAGCTTTACCAAGGCCAGGTGCGTTCCGGCCAGCAGCTGTATGCCAAGGACAGGGATCTCATCATACTGGGCTCGGTCGGGGCCGGTGCCGAGGTCATCGCCGACGGTTGCATCCACATCTACGGCAACCTGCGCGGCAGGGCCATCGCCGGCGCCGCCGGCGACACCCAGGCCCGCATCTTCTGCCGCAAGCTGGAGGCGGAGCTGGTGTCCATCGCCGGCACCTATTGGTTGAGTGACGATCTGCAAGGTGGCCAGTGGCAGCAGCCGACGCAGTTCTGGTTACAAGAAGAACAACTGGCCCTGGGGCCGATTTAA
- the minE gene encoding cell division topological specificity factor MinE yields the protein MSFLDYFRDSKKKSASLAKERLQIIVAHERNRRSGPDYLPDLERDILEVIKKYVQISPEQISVALEHRGDELSVLELNITLPER from the coding sequence ATGTCTTTCCTGGATTATTTCCGCGACAGCAAGAAAAAGTCCGCCAGCCTCGCCAAGGAGCGGCTGCAGATCATCGTCGCCCATGAGCGCAACCGCCGCTCAGGCCCCGATTACCTGCCGGACCTCGAAAGGGACATCCTCGAGGTCATCAAGAAGTACGTGCAGATAAGCCCAGAGCAGATCTCGGTGGCCCTGGAACACAGGGGCGACGAGCTATCTGTACTGGAGCTCAACATCACGTTGCCGGAAAGGTAG
- a CDS encoding alpha/beta fold hydrolase, with translation MEALRFALPGMSLAALACGEGEPVLALHGWMDNAASFAPLAPFWRRGRLIALDLPGHGHSDHRQGAYYFVDYLYEIYQVVEQLGGQVHLLGHSMGAMLATSFAGLFPEKVKSLQLIDGLLPLSDAPHKAAQTLKAAILSRLKQTGRPSRVYPSIEAMAQARSEAGDFSPEQALPLVLRASIEKEDGFHWRTDPKLRTTSPIRLTAEQVESLLAGLCCPVRAYLGRTGLYSGDPGRLDRELALLGLREPVWLDGGHHLQLEAPADLVRLVEEMLTLT, from the coding sequence ATGGAAGCGCTGCGTTTTGCGCTGCCGGGCATGAGCCTGGCGGCGCTGGCCTGTGGTGAGGGCGAACCGGTGTTGGCCCTGCATGGCTGGATGGACAACGCCGCCAGTTTCGCTCCCCTGGCGCCATTTTGGCGCCGGGGCCGGCTCATCGCCCTGGACCTGCCCGGCCATGGCCATTCTGACCACCGCCAGGGAGCCTATTACTTCGTCGATTACCTCTACGAGATTTACCAGGTGGTGGAGCAGCTGGGGGGGCAGGTGCATCTCCTTGGCCACTCCATGGGCGCCATGCTGGCCACCAGCTTTGCCGGCCTTTTTCCCGAAAAGGTAAAAAGCCTGCAGCTCATCGACGGCCTGCTGCCCTTGTCTGATGCCCCCCACAAAGCGGCCCAGACCCTGAAGGCCGCCATCCTCTCCCGCCTCAAGCAAACGGGCCGGCCCAGTAGGGTCTACCCCAGTATCGAGGCCATGGCCCAGGCCCGCAGCGAGGCAGGGGACTTCAGCCCTGAACAAGCCTTGCCGTTGGTGCTGAGGGCCAGCATCGAAAAGGAGGATGGTTTCCACTGGCGCACCGATCCCAAGCTGCGTACCACCTCGCCCATTCGCCTGACCGCCGAACAGGTGGAGTCCCTGCTGGCGGGCCTGTGTTGCCCGGTCAGGGCCTACCTCGGCCGCACCGGCCTTTACAGCGGTGATCCGGGGCGCCTGGACAGGGAACTGGCGCTGCTTGGGCTGAGGGAGCCGGTGTGGCTCGACGGTGGTCATCACCTGCAGCTGGAGGCGCCGGCGGATCTGGTCAGACTGGTTGAAGAGATGTTAACGTTGACGTGA
- the fadD gene encoding long-chain-fatty-acid--CoA ligase FadD has protein sequence MEKIWLNSYPEDVPATIDPDHYPSLLNVLEDACQKYGDHTAFINMGKGIKYRELDKLSRDFAAYLQKDLKLAKGTRVALMMPNLLQYPVALFGVLRAGMVVVNVNPLYTPRELEHQLTDAGAEAIVIVSNFASTLQKVVAKTPVKHVILTKLGDMLGRPKGTIVNLVVKYIKKMVPHYQLPDAISFRKALAHGAHLAYDRPEVKGEDLAFLQYTGGTTGVSKGAMLTHRNMVANLEQATAIIGPMLNPGAEMIVTALPLYHIFALTANCLLFMKYGGQNLLITNPRDIPGFVKELAKYPFTAITAVNTLFNALLNNDDFAKLDFTDLKLALGGGMAVQRPVAERWQKATGHAMLEGYGLTECAPLVTVSPYTTTGFNGTIGLPAPSTDIRLVDTETGEDVTEQGQAGEMWVKGPQVMAGYWNRPEATADSLKDGWFATGDIATMDDKGFFRIVDRKKDMILVSGFNVFPNEIEEVVAMHPKVVEVAAVGVPDEHSGEVVKIFVVSKDSSLTAEELIQHCRKHLTGYKIPKQVEFRDELPKSNVGKILRRALRDEMAKKAS, from the coding sequence GTGGAAAAAATCTGGCTGAACAGCTATCCGGAAGACGTGCCCGCCACTATCGATCCTGACCACTACCCCTCTTTGCTCAATGTCTTGGAAGATGCCTGCCAGAAGTATGGCGATCACACCGCCTTCATCAACATGGGCAAGGGCATCAAGTACCGGGAGCTGGACAAGCTAAGCCGCGACTTTGCCGCCTACCTGCAAAAGGATCTGAAATTGGCCAAGGGGACCAGGGTAGCGCTGATGATGCCGAACCTGTTGCAATACCCCGTGGCCCTTTTCGGCGTGCTGCGCGCCGGCATGGTGGTGGTCAACGTCAACCCCCTCTATACCCCCCGTGAGCTGGAGCACCAGCTCACCGACGCCGGCGCCGAGGCCATCGTCATCGTCTCCAACTTCGCCAGCACCCTGCAAAAGGTGGTGGCCAAGACCCCGGTCAAGCACGTGATCCTCACCAAGCTGGGTGACATGCTGGGCCGCCCCAAGGGCACCATCGTCAACCTGGTGGTGAAATACATCAAGAAGATGGTGCCGCACTACCAGCTGCCGGATGCCATCAGCTTCCGCAAGGCCTTGGCCCATGGCGCGCACCTGGCCTACGACAGGCCAGAGGTCAAAGGCGAGGATCTCGCCTTCCTGCAATACACAGGCGGCACTACTGGCGTATCCAAGGGCGCCATGCTGACCCACCGCAACATGGTGGCCAACCTGGAGCAGGCCACGGCCATCATAGGCCCCATGCTCAACCCGGGGGCTGAGATGATCGTCACGGCTTTGCCGCTCTATCACATCTTCGCCCTGACCGCGAACTGCCTGCTGTTCATGAAGTACGGCGGCCAGAACCTGCTGATCACCAACCCCAGGGACATCCCCGGCTTCGTCAAGGAGCTGGCCAAGTACCCCTTCACCGCCATTACGGCCGTGAACACCCTCTTCAATGCCCTGCTCAACAACGACGATTTCGCCAAGCTGGACTTCACCGACCTCAAGCTGGCCCTGGGCGGTGGCATGGCGGTACAGCGCCCTGTGGCGGAACGTTGGCAGAAGGCCACCGGCCACGCCATGCTGGAAGGCTACGGCCTGACCGAGTGTGCGCCTCTGGTGACCGTCAGCCCTTACACCACCACCGGCTTCAACGGCACCATAGGCCTGCCGGCTCCCAGCACCGACATCCGCCTGGTGGATACCGAAACCGGCGAGGACGTGACCGAACAGGGGCAGGCCGGCGAGATGTGGGTCAAGGGCCCGCAGGTGATGGCCGGCTACTGGAACAGGCCGGAGGCCACGGCCGACAGCCTCAAGGACGGCTGGTTCGCCACCGGCGATATTGCTACCATGGACGACAAGGGCTTCTTCCGTATCGTCGACCGCAAGAAGGACATGATCCTGGTGTCCGGCTTCAACGTCTTCCCCAACGAGATCGAAGAAGTGGTGGCCATGCATCCCAAGGTGGTGGAAGTGGCCGCCGTAGGGGTGCCGGACGAGCATTCCGGCGAGGTGGTGAAGATCTTCGTGGTCAGCAAAGACAGCAGCCTCACCGCCGAGGAGCTGATCCAGCACTGCCGCAAGCACCTGACCGGTTACAAGATCCCCAAGCAGGTGGAATTCAGGGACGAGCTGCCCAAGAGCAACGTCGGCAAGATATTGCGCAGGGCCCTGCGGGACGAGATGGCCAAGAAGGCCAGTTGA
- the nhaB gene encoding sodium/proton antiporter NhaB, protein MSSTLSMPRALMANFLGHAPDWYKLTIVGCLIVNPILFHLSPFLAGWVLIVEFIFTLAMALKCYPLQPGGLLAIEAVIIGMTSPAHVKAEMLANLEVLLLLIFMVAGIYFMKDLLLTIFTKMLLRVRSKSLLSLAFCLAAAFLSAFLDALTVVAVIIAVATGFYAIYHKVASGTDPHNDDHDHTSDDAVHELTRKDLNIFRAFLRSLMMHASVGTALGGVCTMVGEPQNLIIAENAGWQFVEFLLRMGPVTLPVLICGLATCLVVEKFKLFGYGAKLPGAVRQVLLDYAQAQDAKRSNRDKAKLYVQAVVAVWLILGLALHLAAVGLIGLSVIIFTTSACGVTEEHQLGKAFEESLPFTALLAVFFTVVAVIIDQQLFRPVIDWVLTFEGTHQLAMFYVANGLLSMVSDNVFVGTVYINEVHAALNAGTITRDQFDMLAVAINTGTNLPSVATPNGQAAFLFLLTSALAPLLRLSYGRMVWMALPYTLVLTLVGLASVYLLLPDMTQSLYDHGLINHHQPGASMIPSGH, encoded by the coding sequence ATGTCGTCCACCCTTTCAATGCCTCGGGCACTGATGGCCAACTTTCTTGGCCATGCCCCCGATTGGTACAAGCTGACCATAGTCGGCTGCCTTATCGTCAACCCCATCCTCTTCCATCTGAGCCCCTTTCTCGCGGGTTGGGTCCTGATCGTCGAATTCATCTTCACCCTGGCCATGGCCCTCAAATGCTACCCGCTGCAGCCCGGCGGCCTGCTGGCCATAGAAGCGGTCATCATCGGCATGACCAGCCCGGCCCATGTCAAGGCCGAGATGCTGGCCAACCTGGAAGTGCTGCTGCTGCTGATCTTCATGGTGGCGGGCATCTATTTCATGAAGGATCTGCTGCTGACCATCTTCACCAAGATGCTGCTCAGGGTCCGTTCCAAGAGCCTGCTGTCCCTGGCCTTCTGCCTGGCGGCCGCCTTCCTGTCCGCCTTCCTCGACGCCCTGACGGTGGTGGCGGTGATCATCGCCGTGGCCACCGGCTTCTACGCCATCTACCACAAGGTGGCCTCGGGCACAGACCCCCACAATGACGACCACGACCACACCTCAGACGACGCCGTCCACGAGCTGACCCGTAAAGATCTCAACATCTTCCGCGCCTTCCTGCGCAGCCTGATGATGCACGCCTCCGTCGGCACCGCCCTGGGTGGCGTCTGCACCATGGTGGGCGAGCCCCAGAACCTCATCATCGCCGAGAACGCCGGTTGGCAGTTCGTCGAGTTCCTGCTGCGCATGGGCCCCGTCACCTTGCCGGTGCTGATCTGCGGCCTGGCCACCTGCCTGGTGGTGGAGAAATTCAAGCTGTTCGGTTACGGCGCTAAGCTGCCCGGCGCCGTGCGCCAGGTGCTGCTGGACTACGCCCAGGCCCAGGACGCCAAGCGCAGCAACCGCGACAAGGCCAAGCTCTATGTCCAGGCCGTGGTGGCCGTCTGGCTGATCCTCGGCCTGGCCCTGCACCTGGCCGCCGTCGGCCTCATCGGCCTGTCCGTCATCATCTTCACCACCTCCGCCTGCGGCGTCACCGAAGAGCATCAGCTCGGCAAGGCCTTCGAAGAGTCCCTGCCCTTCACGGCGCTGCTGGCCGTGTTCTTCACCGTAGTGGCCGTCATCATCGACCAGCAGCTGTTCAGGCCTGTCATCGACTGGGTGTTGACCTTCGAAGGCACCCATCAGCTGGCCATGTTCTATGTGGCCAACGGCCTGCTGTCCATGGTCTCCGACAACGTCTTCGTCGGCACCGTCTACATCAACGAGGTCCACGCCGCCCTGAACGCCGGCACCATCACCCGTGACCAGTTCGACATGCTGGCCGTGGCCATCAATACCGGCACCAACCTGCCGTCCGTAGCCACCCCCAACGGCCAGGCCGCCTTCCTGTTCCTGCTGACCTCGGCCCTGGCGCCGCTGCTGCGCCTGTCCTACGGCCGCATGGTGTGGATGGCCCTGCCCTACACCCTGGTGCTGACCCTGGTGGGCCTGGCCAGCGTCTACCTGCTGCTGCCCGACATGACCCAGAGCCTCTACGACCACGGCCTCATCAACCACCACCAGCCCGGTGCGTCCATGATCCCAAGCGGCCATTAA
- the rnd gene encoding ribonuclease D, with the protein MQFEMITTQEGLALCLDALDSQAPLCLDTEFIRTRTFYPQLALVQLTTGKGIFLVDPLAVEDLSPLWHRLTGHQTKVLHACGEDLDVLPKPLLPLFDTQVAAALCNMGMSLGYAALVEKEFGVTLDKGQSRTDWLQRPLTAAQCQYCVNDVLYLPELHQRLEAELQRLGRRDWLTEECERQVAQRAQLTPLDKAYLDIKNAWMLKPRSLAVLRELAAWRLKEARRRDLALNFVVREENLWAIAKNLPERASEIKALVAPQEWRHHGQLLPKLVEAGLACPESQWPEPVVRLIDLPDYKSRFAAAKDKVAKAAEASGLPEAFIGSKKLINDWYSYHYRLSEAERAEAGLPVLMSGWRAELVGEL; encoded by the coding sequence TTGCAATTTGAGATGATCACCACCCAGGAGGGCCTGGCCCTGTGCCTGGACGCCCTGGACAGCCAGGCGCCCCTTTGCCTCGACACCGAATTCATCCGCACCCGCACCTTCTACCCGCAGCTGGCCCTGGTGCAGCTGACCACGGGCAAGGGCATCTTCCTCGTCGACCCCCTGGCCGTCGAGGATCTCTCCCCCCTTTGGCATCGCCTGACCGGCCACCAGACCAAGGTGCTGCACGCCTGCGGTGAAGATCTGGACGTGCTGCCCAAGCCCTTGCTGCCGCTCTTCGACACCCAGGTCGCCGCCGCCCTTTGCAACATGGGCATGTCCCTGGGCTATGCCGCCCTGGTGGAAAAGGAGTTCGGCGTGACCCTGGACAAGGGCCAGTCCCGCACCGACTGGCTGCAGCGCCCCCTGACGGCGGCCCAGTGCCAGTACTGCGTCAACGACGTGCTCTACCTGCCGGAGCTTCACCAGCGTTTGGAGGCCGAGCTCCAGCGCCTTGGCCGCCGTGACTGGCTGACCGAGGAGTGCGAGCGCCAGGTGGCCCAGCGGGCCCAGCTGACGCCCCTGGACAAGGCCTACCTGGACATCAAGAACGCCTGGATGCTCAAACCCCGCTCCCTGGCCGTGCTGCGCGAATTGGCGGCCTGGCGGCTCAAAGAGGCCAGGCGCCGGGATCTGGCACTGAACTTCGTGGTACGGGAGGAAAACCTCTGGGCCATCGCCAAGAACCTGCCTGAGCGGGCCAGCGAGATAAAGGCCCTGGTCGCGCCCCAGGAATGGCGCCACCACGGCCAGTTGCTGCCCAAGCTGGTGGAAGCGGGGCTCGCCTGCCCAGAGTCGCAGTGGCCGGAGCCCGTAGTGCGGCTTATCGACCTGCCTGATTACAAGAGCCGGTTCGCCGCTGCCAAGGACAAGGTGGCCAAGGCTGCCGAGGCCTCTGGTCTGCCTGAGGCCTTTATCGGCTCCAAGAAGCTGATCAACGACTGGTACAGCTACCATTACCGCCTGAGTGAGGCCGAGCGGGCCGAGGCGGGGCTGCCGGTGCTGATGTCCGGCTGGCGCGCCGAACTGGTTGGCGAGCTGTAA